From the Lolium rigidum isolate FL_2022 chromosome 2, APGP_CSIRO_Lrig_0.1, whole genome shotgun sequence genome, one window contains:
- the LOC124686785 gene encoding pentatricopeptide repeat-containing protein At1g71210, mitochondrial-like yields the protein MPRLLAPLPSRSRRRRLLAILSNTFSTSTAPPHRPPPLPQLSPLLPRTEDSYASVSAAAADIAVSFRDWFLVPRTAEPLSALDAIYEALATEDAAALEALPLTEELVLSFIRHRPRRLPDGDALLLLRLKFFDWSGRRPRYRHTRAVYHAVFRLLSRARRASVLLDWLRLFSSTTPSANQPRFHDTLVVGYAVAGDPQRGLGVLGRMRFRGIDLDPVSSRILLNSLVDASLHDYADSFARNLAASPVSTCIRIKSLCRRARLGDAVALLDTLPFAEASKGTAAGSIVTEFCRRGRFDEASQIVDKFSSCDVYGAWMHGLIEAGMLDTTLQFLSDKKEAEGYIPDGKRYDKLVYRLLSKNRLGEVYDLLVEMMEEGIAPGRSTMNAALCFFCKAGLVEVAMHLYRSRLELGINPNKDVYNNLIRALCRGGATEEACLVLEQSMADGYFPGRQTFAMFANVLCQEGKLDKVRELLDRALKQEAWPMDSILAKYLVALCKSGNVDEACTVPQIASSKNPAGLYRYESTYKSLIRALILIKRVDVLPKLILEMQDMGHIPTRSLYQSVVCALCEESRYGEVLELLENQLGRNELQPRVCYNYFISGAGHAKKADVAREVYSRMECAGIVPAVESNILLLMSYLRSKRIGDALNFFNCIHEKKAPGTRMYNIFISGLCEARKPEQAMVFWREARDKGLIPSINCYEQLVLLLSSVNDYDSVVKIIDDFRETGRPVSAFLCNVLLLHTLRGSGLLKAWTRSEDRSASIVASAEEIKGRGAGRILIGQLIELFASGIRNRSDLEVLEEGLEQFFPVDIFTYNMLLRGLSMAGRMDTACNMFERLCRKGYQPNRFTFDIMIHGFCKHGIRSEAERWMEAMYRNGFYPTWYTMRLYNNTSLRVHDQKVIQFV from the coding sequence ATGCCCCGCCTCCTCGCCCCGCTCCCctcccgctcgcgccgccgccgcctcctcgccaTTCTGTCGAACACCTTCTCGACCTCCACCGCCCCACCacaccgcccgccgccgctgccgcagcTCTCCCCGCTGCTTCCCCGGACCGAGGATTCCTACGCCTCCgtctccgccgcggccgccgacaTCGCCGTCTCCTTCCGCGACTGGTTCCTCGTGCCCCGCACCGCCGAGCCGCTCTCCGCCCTCGACGCGATCTACGAGGCCCTCGCCaccgaggacgcggcggcgctcgAGGCGCTCCCGCTCACGGAGGAGCTCGTCCTCTCGTTCATCCGCCACCGCCCGCGGCGCCTCCCCGACGGCGACGcgctgctgctgctccgcctcaagTTCTTCGACTggtccggccgccgcccgcgctaCCGCCACACGCGCGCCGTCTACCACGCCGTCTTccgcctgctctcccgcgcgcgcCGCGCCTCCGTGCTGCTCGACTGGCTCCgcctcttctcctccaccaccccgTCCGCCAACCAGCCGCGCTTCCACGACACGCTCGTCGTCGGCTACGCCGTCGCCGGCGACCCGCAGCGCGGCCTCGGCGTCCTCGGCCGCATGCGCTTCCGCGGCATCGACCTGGATCCCGTCTCCTCTCGCATCCTCCTCAACTCGCTCGTCGACGCTTCGCTCCACGACTACGCCGACTCCTTCGCCCGCAACCTTGCTGCCAGCCCCGTTTCAACCTGCATCCGTATCAAGAGCCTCTGCCGTCGAGCCCGCCTCGGCGACGCTGTAGCGCTACTTGACACCCTCCCTTTCGCGGAAGCATCCAAAGGCACCGCGGCTGGCTCTATCGTCACTGAGTTCTGCCGGCGTGGCCGCTTTGATGAGGCATCCCAGATTGTTGATAAATTCTCGTCGTGTGATGTTTACGGCGCATGGATGCATGGCCTCATTGAGGCTGGGATGCTTGATACTACGTTGCAGTTCCTTTCTGATAAGAAGGAGGCTGAGGGATACATCCCTGATGGTAAGCGCTATGATAAGCTTGTGTACCGCCTTCTCAGCAAGAACAGACTTGGTGAAGTGTATGATTTGCTTGTGGAAATGATGGAGGAGGGCATTGCTCCAGGACGTTCAACCATGAATGCCGCACTTTGCTTCTTTTGTAAAGCCGGCCTTGTGGAAGTTGCCATGCACTTGTATAGGTCAAGACTGGAGCTTGGGATTAACCCTAACAAGGATGTCTATAATAATCTGATCAGGGCGCTGTGCCGCGGTGGGGCCACCGAAGAGGCATGTCTGGTATTGGAGCAGTCGATGGCAGACGGCTACTTTCCTGGCCGTCAGACGTTTGCCATGTTTGCAAATGTGCTGTGCCAGGAAGGGAAGCTTGATAAGGTGAGGGAGCTTCTTGACAGGGCGCTCAAGCAGGAGGCGTGGCCAATGGACAGTATCTTGGCCAAGTACCTTGTGGCCTTGTGCAAGAGTGGGAATGTGGACGAGGCATGTACAGTGCCCCAGATAGCGAGCAGCAAGAACCCTGCGGGCCTATATCGTTATGAATCAACTTACAAGAGCTTGATTAGGGCATTAATATTGATTAAGAGGGTGGATGTGCTGCCAAAGCTCATACTGGAAATGCAAGATATGGGACACATTCCAACCCGGAGCCTCTATCAGTCTGTCGTTTGTGCATTGTGTGAGGAGAGTAGGTatggtgaggttcttgagctactGGAGAACCAGTTGGGCAGAAATGAACTACAACCCCGTGTGTGCTATAACTACTTCATCTCTGGGGCTGGACATGCTAAGAAGGCTGATGTTGCCAGGGAGGTGTATAGCCGGATGGAGTGTGCGGGGATTGTACCAGCTGTAGAAAGCAATATCCTTCTTCTCATGAGTTATCTGAGGAGCAAGCGTATTGGTGACGCACTAAATTTTTTCAACTGCATTCATGAGAAGAAGGCACCTGGGACCAGGATGTATAACATATTTATATCTGGTCTATGTGAAGCTCGGAAGCCGGAGCAGGCAATGGTATTTTGGAGGGAAGCAAGGGATAAAGGATTAATTCCGAGCATCAACTGCTATGAACAGCTTGTGCTTCTTTTGAGCTCAGTTAACGACTATGACAGCGTTGTCAAGATTATTGATGACTTCAGGGAAACAGGTCGCCCTGTTTCAGCCTTCTTGTGTAATGTACTTCTGTTGCACACACTGCGGGGCAGCGGTCTTCTGAAGGCTTGGACACGTTCAGAAGATAGATCAGCATCTATTGTAGCAAGTGCTGAAGAGATCAAAGGTCGTGGGGCAGGACGAATCTTGATTGGACAACTTATTGAGTTGTTTGCAAGTGGTATTCGAAACAGGAGTGACTTGGAGGTTCTAGAAGAAGGTTTAGAACAGTTCTTTCCTGTCGACATTTTTACTTATAACATGCTGCTACGAGGATTGAGCATGGCAGGGAGGATGGATACTGCATGTAACATGTTCGAAAGGCTGTGCAGAAAGGGGTATCAACCAAACCGATTTACTTTTGATATAATGATACACGGCTTCTGCAAGCATGGCATTCGAAGTGAGGCTGAAAGGTGGATGGAGGCAATGTACCGAAATGGGTTCTATCCTACTTGGTACACTATGAGGTTATACAACAATACATCCTTGCGAGTACATGATCAGAAAGTCATTCAATTTGTATAA
- the LOC124692008 gene encoding ribose-phosphate pyrophosphokinase 1, chloroplastic produces the protein MPLPSSFAAAAVAAGSAASPLAARSRGGLHRPRSGPVAVKCQRIDPLKLRAVNGTSPYVPLSDKSLWTPMTMPVIGDTNIRKDDTRLRIFSGTANPSLAQEIASYMGLELGKISIKRFADGEIYVQLQESVRGCDVFLVQPSCPPANENLMELLIMIDACRRASAKNITAVIPYFGYARADRKSQGRESIAAKLVANMITEAGANRVLVCDLHSSQAMGYFDIPVDHVYGQPVILDYLASKTICSNDLVVVSPDVGGVARARAFAKKLSDAPLAIVDKRRHGHNVAEVMNLIGDVRGKVAVMMDDMIDTAGTIAKGAELLHQEGAREVYACCTHAVFSPPAIERLSSGLFQEVIITNTIPLKEEKNFPQLTILSVANLLGETIWRVHDDCSVGHAPYSTLDID, from the exons ATGCCGCTACCTtcctccttcgccgccgccgccgtcgcagccgGGTCGGCGGCGTCGCCGCTCGCTGCACGCAGCCGGGGCGGCCTCCACCGTCCGCGCTCAGGCCCCGTCGCCGTG AAGTGCCAAAGGATTGATCCTCTGAAACTGAGGGCGGTAAATGGAACCAGCCCCTACGTTCCGTTGTCTGACAAATCACTATGGACACCTATGACGATGCCAGTTATTGGGGACACAAACATTAGGAAGGATGACACGAGGTTGCGTATCTTCTCAGGAACGGCCAATCCTTCTCTCGCCCAG GAAATAGCGAGCTACATGGGTTTGGAGCTTGGGAAGATCAGCATAAAAAGATTTGCTGATGGCGAAATATATGTTCAGTTACAAGAAAGTGTAAGGGGATGCGATGTGTTCCTGGTGCAACCTTCATGTCCTCCAGCAAACGAGAATCTCATGGAGCTACTCATCATGATTGATGCCTGTAGAAGAGCATCTGCTAAGAATATTACTGCAGTTATCCCTTATTTCGGTTATGCCAGGGCTGACAGGAAG TCTCAAGGTCGTGAATCTATAGCTGCAAAACTTGTAGCTAATATGATCACAGAAGCTGGTGCAAACCGTGTCCTTGTCTGTGATCTTCATTCAAGTCAGGCTATGGGATACTTTGACATCCCTGTAGATCATGTTTATGGCCAG CCGGTGATTCTTGATTACCTCGCCAGCAAGACAATATGTTCAAATGACTTGGTGGTGGTGTCGCCCGATGTTGGAGGTGTTGCCAGGGCACGCGCTTTTGCCAAAAAGCTATCAGATGCACCTCTAGCAATTGTAGATAAAAGAAGGCATGGACACAACGTTGCTGAG GTAATGAATCTTATTGGTGATGTTAGAGGAAAAGTGGCTGTTATGATGGATGATATGATTGATACAGCAG GAACTATTGCCAAAGGAGCTGAGCTGCTTCATCAAGAAGGAGCAAgagaagtctatgcatgttgtacACATGCTGTTTTTAG CCCACCTGCCATTGAAAGATTGTCAAGCGGATTGTTTCAAGAAGTAATCATCACAAACACGATCCctttgaaggaggagaagaacttCCCGCAGCTGACCATCCtctcggttgctaaccttttgggcGAGACGATCTGGCGTGTTCATGATGATTGCTCG GTCGGTCACGCGCCATACTCCACCTTGGATATAGACTGA